The proteins below are encoded in one region of Aeromonas jandaei:
- a CDS encoding HlyD family type I secretion periplasmic adaptor subunit gives MAKLLGWFKGLKKRPSDEVLPAPEHLAFVDDGAAAVLLTTPTRARILLWCCFFFFMSAIVWAAWAQLDEVTVGQGKVIPSRQLQVIQNLEGGIVKEIFVKEGDIVEKGQPLLRIDDTRFRSDFREREQELVTLKGDIARLHAEMASVEVKNEPNLGWREQVVVGEAPIEFPDGYETVFAEYANRERSVQKDRLNNLKNQLYILGQQIEQNEQELIELNAKIRTVNRSVELARQELNISRPLAKEGIVPQVELIKLERQVNEMQGELESNHLLIPKLNAVLRETISKRNDIALKFRADSQTELNEKQGRLGQLSEGQVGLRDRVDRTSVIAPLKGTIKKLKVNTLGGVVQPGMDLMEIVPLEDTLLVEAKVSPKDIAFLRPGLDAVVKITAYDFTIYGGLHGKVEQISADSIQDEDGNSFYLVRVRTEKSYLGDELNALPIIPGMLASADIITGKKSVLDYLLKPILRAKQSALRER, from the coding sequence ATGGCTAAGTTGTTAGGCTGGTTCAAGGGATTAAAAAAGCGCCCTTCCGATGAAGTGTTGCCAGCCCCCGAGCATCTTGCCTTTGTCGATGATGGTGCCGCAGCCGTTTTGCTGACGACACCGACCCGGGCGCGCATTCTGCTTTGGTGCTGCTTCTTCTTCTTTATGAGCGCGATTGTGTGGGCTGCTTGGGCGCAGTTGGATGAAGTGACTGTTGGGCAGGGCAAAGTCATCCCTTCTCGCCAGTTGCAGGTGATCCAGAACCTGGAAGGGGGGATCGTCAAGGAGATCTTCGTCAAAGAAGGCGACATCGTCGAAAAAGGCCAACCACTGCTACGTATTGATGACACCCGTTTTCGTTCCGATTTTCGCGAGCGTGAGCAGGAGCTGGTGACGCTGAAAGGGGACATTGCTCGGCTACATGCAGAAATGGCTAGCGTCGAGGTGAAAAACGAGCCGAATCTGGGATGGCGTGAACAGGTTGTGGTGGGCGAAGCACCCATTGAGTTTCCGGATGGTTATGAAACTGTCTTTGCCGAATATGCCAACCGTGAACGCTCAGTCCAGAAGGATCGTCTCAATAACCTGAAGAACCAGCTCTATATTCTAGGCCAGCAGATTGAGCAGAATGAGCAGGAGTTGATTGAGCTCAACGCCAAAATCCGCACCGTCAATCGCAGCGTGGAACTTGCAAGACAAGAGCTCAATATCAGCCGTCCGCTGGCGAAAGAGGGTATTGTGCCACAGGTTGAGCTGATCAAATTGGAGCGGCAGGTCAACGAAATGCAGGGGGAGCTTGAGAGCAACCATCTGCTGATCCCCAAGTTGAATGCGGTATTGCGTGAGACCATCTCCAAGCGCAACGACATTGCACTTAAGTTCAGGGCTGATTCGCAGACCGAGTTGAATGAAAAACAAGGCAGACTGGGGCAGTTGTCGGAAGGGCAGGTTGGGTTGCGAGATCGGGTTGATCGTACCAGTGTCATTGCTCCGCTCAAAGGCACCATCAAGAAGCTCAAGGTCAACACTCTGGGCGGTGTTGTTCAGCCCGGTATGGATTTGATGGAGATAGTTCCGCTGGAAGATACCCTGCTGGTGGAGGCAAAAGTATCTCCGAAAGATATAGCGTTCTTGCGGCCAGGGCTTGATGCAGTGGTCAAGATCACAGCCTACGACTTCACCATCTATGGAGGCTTGCATGGTAAGGTTGAACAGATAAGCGCGGACTCGATCCAGGATGAAGATGGCAACTCCTTCTATCTGGTTCGGGTGCGCACCGAGAAAAGTTACTTGGGCGATGAGCTTAATGCACTTCCCATCATCCCCGGTATGTTAGCCAGTGCAGATATAATTACTGGTAAAAAAAGTGTCCTAGACTATTTGCTTAAGCCGATATTACGGGCAAAACAGTCGGCACTGAGAGAACGATAA
- a CDS encoding TIGR01212 family radical SAM protein (This family includes YhcC from E. coli K-12, an uncharacterized radical SAM protein.) — MQLHELVNTFGQDLKQRHGQKIHKLSIHGAFTCPNRDGTLGRGGCTFCNVSSFADESAQQLSVVQQLLARRDEVTRAKRYLAYFQAYTSTYAEVEYLQRMYEEALSVSDMVGLCVGTRPDCVPDAVLDLLAGYQARGYEVWLELGLQSANDKTLQRINRGHGYAAYVDAVTRAHQRGIKVCAHLIVGLPGEVPMDSLDTLHRIVETGVEGIKLHPLHVVEGSTLGKAWQAGRLEVLTLEQYVEAAVAMIQHTPPEVVYHRISASARRPTLLAPVWCENRWTAMSEIAKALASQGPQGYALGKPFMLSEL; from the coding sequence ATGCAGTTACACGAACTCGTCAATACATTCGGTCAGGATCTCAAGCAGCGTCATGGCCAGAAGATCCACAAGCTCTCCATTCACGGCGCCTTCACCTGCCCAAACCGGGACGGTACGCTGGGCCGTGGCGGCTGCACCTTCTGCAATGTCTCTTCCTTCGCCGACGAATCGGCCCAGCAGCTATCTGTGGTGCAGCAACTGCTGGCCCGTCGGGACGAGGTGACCCGTGCCAAGCGTTATCTTGCCTACTTTCAGGCCTATACCAGCACCTATGCTGAGGTCGAGTATCTGCAGCGGATGTATGAAGAGGCGCTGTCGGTGAGCGATATGGTGGGACTTTGTGTCGGCACTCGACCTGATTGCGTGCCGGATGCCGTATTGGATCTGCTGGCAGGCTATCAGGCCCGTGGTTACGAGGTGTGGCTGGAGCTCGGGCTGCAAAGCGCCAACGACAAGACCCTGCAACGGATCAACCGGGGTCACGGTTATGCTGCCTATGTGGATGCAGTGACGCGGGCCCATCAGCGCGGTATCAAGGTGTGTGCCCATCTGATCGTCGGTCTGCCGGGCGAGGTGCCGATGGATAGCCTCGATACCCTGCATCGCATCGTGGAAACCGGAGTTGAGGGGATCAAGCTCCATCCGCTTCATGTGGTCGAGGGCAGTACCCTTGGCAAGGCATGGCAGGCGGGTCGGCTTGAGGTATTGACGCTGGAGCAGTATGTGGAAGCGGCTGTCGCCATGATCCAGCACACCCCCCCCGAGGTGGTATATCACCGCATTTCTGCCTCAGCTCGTCGTCCGACTCTGCTGGCTCCGGTCTGGTGTGAAAATCGCTGGACGGCCATGAGCGAGATCGCCAAGGCCCTCGCAAGCCAGGGGCCACAAGGGTACGCACTGGGAAAACCCTTTATGCTTTCTGAGCTGTAG
- a CDS encoding transglutaminase-like cysteine peptidase — MRMVRAALWLFLLPLSLLLSASQPLTQEDMQLIKRAEQTYGIRAGKRVTTWRTLVQQNKDAGLTERQKLEKVNQFFNQMRFIDDIKLWRKKDYWATPLEFLGASGGDCEDFSIAKYSTLLELGIPDEKMRMVYVKALDYNQFHMVVAYYETPSSVPVILDNLIGSIRPATQRHDLVPVFSFNGSHLWLMKARGQGELAGDSSRLGLWNDLRNRMTSGRLARPVVNLDD; from the coding sequence ATGCGAATGGTGCGTGCTGCTCTGTGGCTATTCCTGCTCCCTCTCTCTTTATTGCTCTCAGCCAGCCAACCGTTGACTCAGGAAGATATGCAGTTGATCAAGCGAGCTGAGCAGACCTACGGCATTCGGGCAGGGAAGAGAGTCACCACTTGGCGCACACTGGTGCAGCAAAACAAGGATGCTGGATTAACTGAACGCCAGAAGCTGGAAAAGGTGAATCAGTTCTTTAATCAGATGCGTTTTATTGACGATATAAAGTTGTGGCGTAAAAAAGATTATTGGGCGACCCCATTGGAGTTTTTGGGGGCTTCCGGTGGTGATTGCGAAGATTTCAGTATTGCCAAGTATTCCACCTTGCTTGAACTCGGTATTCCGGATGAGAAAATGCGCATGGTATACGTCAAGGCACTCGACTATAACCAGTTTCATATGGTCGTAGCCTATTATGAAACACCATCGTCAGTTCCGGTTATATTGGACAATTTAATAGGCTCAATTCGTCCTGCTACCCAGCGGCATGACCTTGTGCCTGTTTTCAGTTTTAACGGTAGTCACTTGTGGTTGATGAAAGCGCGAGGCCAAGGGGAACTGGCTGGTGATTCATCCCGCTTGGGGTTATGGAATGATTTACGCAATCGCATGACATCAGGGCGATTGGCTCGGCCTGTGGTGAATTTGGATGATTAA
- a CDS encoding type I secretion system permease/ATPase — MQAETSRIDELLECLVFLTRFYGVPNSQDALTTGLPLVSGRLTTSLFGRAAERGGLSAREVIQPLDEISPLLLPCVLQMRNGGACILLEWNEDRSQGKVIFPQAGDATQWVAVAQLGDEYIGRLFYVKKQFKFDERSPKVLETRDGHWFWSTLFESRGIYRDVLIASILINLFAIASPLFTMNVYDKIVPNLAFDSLWVLAVGAMVVFTFDYVMRQLRSYFIDIAGKKSDVLLSAKIFAKVMGMRMESRPASTGAFAKHLQEFESVREFFTSATVSTLIDLPFAIFFLFIIWIFAGAMVVVPIVAMLILIAYSFYIQEPLKKSIEEGSRLASQKNANLIESISGLETVKIFGAESMFQHRWEQAVSHISTWGVQTRRITNSMSSLASYIQQVVTVGLVIVGVYQISEGNVTMGGMIAAVMLSSRAIAPMVQLSVLSTRYNQAKSALDILEKIMVTPGEQEEGKQYIHHPVISGRIEFENVSFKYPGMETSTLHNINLRIQPGEKVAIIGRIGAGKTTLEKLLMGLYRPTDGSVRIDGFELDQLPPSVIRRNIGCVPQDVVLFFGSVRDNIMLGNPLVDDVRVLRAAKRAGVTNFTNRDPNGLDRQIGEGGRQLSGGQRQAILLARALLNDPPILVMDEPTSNMDNQSEMLVKQELARLGPETTLILITHKTSMLDVASRVIVIEQGQIVADGPKEAVLQQLKEGKVRLQEVSHG, encoded by the coding sequence ATGCAAGCAGAAACAAGTCGTATTGATGAGTTATTGGAGTGTCTGGTCTTTCTGACCCGCTTTTACGGCGTGCCCAACAGTCAGGATGCCCTGACGACCGGTTTACCCTTGGTATCGGGGCGTCTGACCACGTCGCTTTTTGGTCGTGCTGCCGAGCGGGGAGGATTGTCTGCCCGTGAAGTCATTCAACCGCTTGATGAGATCTCCCCACTGCTGCTGCCCTGCGTGCTGCAGATGCGCAATGGCGGCGCCTGCATTTTGCTGGAATGGAATGAAGATCGAAGCCAGGGAAAAGTGATTTTTCCGCAGGCTGGGGATGCGACCCAGTGGGTTGCGGTCGCCCAGCTGGGAGACGAATATATCGGGCGCCTCTTCTATGTGAAGAAACAGTTCAAGTTTGATGAACGTTCGCCCAAGGTGCTGGAAACCCGTGACGGTCACTGGTTCTGGAGTACATTGTTTGAATCCCGCGGAATCTATCGTGATGTATTGATCGCGTCCATTCTGATTAACCTGTTCGCAATAGCCAGCCCGCTCTTCACCATGAACGTCTATGACAAGATTGTACCCAATCTGGCGTTTGACTCGCTCTGGGTGCTGGCAGTGGGTGCCATGGTGGTCTTTACCTTCGACTATGTGATGCGGCAGCTGCGTAGTTACTTCATCGATATTGCCGGCAAGAAGTCGGATGTTCTGCTCTCTGCGAAGATTTTTGCCAAGGTGATGGGCATGCGGATGGAGTCTCGCCCCGCTTCGACCGGTGCTTTTGCCAAACATTTGCAGGAGTTTGAGTCGGTACGGGAATTTTTTACCTCAGCAACTGTTTCAACGCTGATTGATCTCCCCTTCGCCATCTTCTTCCTCTTTATTATCTGGATCTTTGCCGGTGCCATGGTGGTGGTGCCCATTGTTGCCATGCTGATTTTGATCGCTTACAGCTTCTATATTCAGGAGCCGCTCAAAAAGTCGATTGAAGAGGGATCGCGGCTGGCTTCCCAGAAAAACGCCAACCTGATCGAAAGTATTTCGGGCCTTGAGACTGTGAAGATTTTTGGTGCCGAAAGCATGTTCCAGCATCGCTGGGAGCAGGCGGTATCTCATATCTCTACCTGGGGCGTACAGACTCGTCGCATCACTAACTCCATGTCGTCACTGGCGAGCTATATCCAGCAGGTGGTGACAGTCGGGTTGGTGATTGTCGGGGTTTATCAGATATCCGAGGGCAATGTGACCATGGGAGGGATGATCGCGGCCGTGATGCTATCCAGCCGTGCCATCGCGCCCATGGTGCAGCTCTCTGTACTCTCGACCCGCTATAACCAGGCTAAGTCTGCGCTGGATATTCTGGAAAAGATCATGGTAACGCCGGGTGAACAGGAGGAGGGGAAACAATATATCCATCATCCGGTTATCTCCGGCCGGATTGAGTTCGAGAATGTCTCCTTCAAATATCCGGGGATGGAGACCAGCACCCTGCATAATATCAATTTGCGCATCCAGCCGGGTGAGAAGGTGGCGATTATCGGCCGGATCGGTGCGGGTAAAACTACCCTCGAGAAGCTCTTGATGGGCCTCTATCGTCCGACTGATGGCTCGGTCAGAATCGATGGTTTTGAACTCGATCAGCTGCCCCCCTCGGTGATCCGCCGCAATATTGGCTGTGTGCCGCAGGATGTCGTGCTCTTTTTTGGTTCGGTGCGTGACAACATCATGCTGGGTAATCCGCTGGTGGACGATGTGCGGGTATTGCGCGCAGCCAAACGGGCCGGTGTGACCAACTTTACCAACCGGGATCCCAATGGTCTGGATCGGCAGATCGGTGAAGGTGGGCGCCAGCTTTCGGGTGGCCAGCGTCAGGCCATCCTGTTGGCCCGAGCTCTACTTAATGATCCGCCCATTCTGGTGATGGATGAACCGACCTCCAATATGGACAACCAGTCTGAAATGCTGGTGAAACAGGAGTTGGCCAGACTGGGTCCGGAAACGACCTTGATTCTCATCACCCACAAAACCTCCATGCTTGATGTCGCATCCCGAGTGATAGTGATCGAGCAGGGGCAAATCGTGGCTGATGGCCCGAAAGAGGCGGTGTTGCAACAGCTCAAAGAGGGCAAGGTACGGCTGCAGGAGGTATCCCATGGCTAA
- a CDS encoding EAL domain-containing protein: MTLYRQLLATMLLLFGLLFAATYWVQFNSTRSYLAQQQETTVINTATSLGLALTPYLENGDKVGAESVIKAIFDGGYYRIVRLDLLASKDVIEEENSSRIQGVPDWFIKLGLFPEVSNESILTSGWLQLGKLKVVGHPGQAYHELWVGMSELATWFVIGFLITTILLMRALNFLLKPLKQICDQAVEIELHHFGHTIPEPRTHELKQVVQAINILSGKLAVQFKEQAEEAEKLRERVYVDAVSGLGNRAYFVGQVNAWIAEAGQGGVMLVAVDMLEDIYRDEGFAARDNMVKSIAQVLREQLKGWDGAAVARISATEYALLCPTDDFEQLKELAEIINSRIADLVVNPMEEGNPLSVIGIAGRDGNDDLSALLTKADNALGKARNERRGAVVIEGGDSQGMMGRLAWRDLVQDAINRHLWRFKAQPACRFDNGSRMHAELFASISRDGTDYFAGQFLPAIEQFKLGSEFDQAILESSTGLLQQDAELTLAINITAGSLCSDDFLAWLPEFLSEHVNLQGRLLFEIPEAAIVKHREQVTALVQVLRQLGFEWGVDHYGRHFQSLGYLEELAPAYVKVDHGYTSQVMEPGADTSFLAAVCRAAHNAGVLTIATRVEDQQQVELLSKLHIDGYQGFVHPAFPLS; this comes from the coding sequence ATGACGCTCTACAGACAGTTATTGGCCACCATGTTGCTGTTGTTTGGATTGTTGTTTGCAGCCACCTATTGGGTGCAATTCAATTCGACACGCTCCTATCTTGCACAACAGCAGGAAACAACGGTGATAAACACCGCGACGTCACTGGGGCTGGCTCTGACTCCCTATCTGGAAAACGGAGACAAAGTCGGTGCCGAGTCGGTGATCAAGGCGATATTTGACGGTGGTTATTATCGTATTGTGCGGCTTGATCTGCTTGCCTCGAAAGATGTGATTGAAGAGGAGAACAGTAGCCGTATTCAGGGCGTACCGGACTGGTTTATTAAATTGGGATTATTTCCCGAAGTCTCCAACGAGTCGATTCTGACATCTGGTTGGCTACAGCTTGGCAAATTGAAAGTGGTCGGTCATCCGGGCCAGGCTTATCATGAGCTGTGGGTGGGCATGAGCGAATTGGCAACCTGGTTTGTGATTGGCTTTCTGATTACTACTATTTTGTTGATGCGAGCGCTGAATTTCCTGTTAAAGCCGCTCAAACAGATTTGTGACCAGGCCGTCGAGATTGAGTTGCACCATTTTGGTCATACCATCCCCGAACCTCGGACTCATGAGCTGAAGCAAGTTGTTCAGGCCATCAATATTCTCTCCGGCAAGCTGGCTGTGCAGTTCAAAGAACAGGCTGAAGAGGCAGAAAAACTGCGTGAGCGCGTCTATGTGGATGCGGTGTCCGGTTTGGGTAATCGAGCCTATTTTGTTGGCCAGGTAAATGCCTGGATTGCTGAAGCTGGTCAAGGCGGGGTTATGCTGGTTGCGGTGGATATGCTGGAAGATATCTACCGTGATGAAGGTTTCGCGGCTCGTGACAACATGGTCAAGTCCATCGCCCAAGTGTTGCGCGAGCAGCTTAAGGGATGGGATGGAGCCGCTGTTGCACGCATTTCGGCAACCGAGTATGCACTGTTATGCCCGACTGATGATTTTGAGCAGCTCAAAGAGCTGGCCGAGATTATTAACTCCCGTATTGCAGACCTGGTGGTTAATCCGATGGAGGAGGGCAATCCGCTCTCTGTTATCGGTATTGCGGGTCGTGATGGCAACGATGATCTCTCAGCTCTGTTGACCAAGGCAGATAATGCACTTGGTAAAGCCCGTAATGAGCGTCGTGGGGCTGTTGTTATTGAAGGTGGAGATAGCCAGGGCATGATGGGGCGTCTGGCATGGCGCGACTTGGTACAAGATGCGATTAACCGTCATCTATGGCGCTTCAAGGCACAACCCGCCTGCCGCTTTGATAATGGTTCGCGCATGCATGCCGAGTTGTTTGCCTCTATTTCGCGCGACGGAACGGATTACTTTGCAGGACAATTCTTGCCTGCTATTGAACAGTTCAAACTGGGGAGTGAATTTGACCAGGCTATCTTGGAGTCGAGTACCGGCTTGTTGCAACAAGATGCCGAGTTGACACTGGCTATCAATATTACCGCTGGTTCACTTTGCTCTGATGATTTCCTGGCGTGGTTGCCAGAATTCCTCTCGGAGCATGTAAATCTGCAGGGGCGTCTGCTGTTTGAAATTCCGGAGGCGGCGATTGTGAAACATCGGGAGCAAGTGACGGCATTGGTTCAGGTATTGCGTCAGCTTGGTTTCGAATGGGGTGTGGATCATTATGGTCGCCACTTCCAGTCTCTCGGTTATCTGGAAGAGTTGGCCCCTGCTTATGTGAAGGTGGATCATGGCTATACCAGCCAGGTGATGGAGCCGGGGGCAGATACCTCCTTCCTTGCCGCTGTTTGTCGTGCAGCTCACAATGCCGGTGTTCTGACCATTGCCACGCGGGTGGAAGACCAGCAGCAAGTGGAGCTACTCTCCAAATTGCATATCGATGGATACCAGGGATTTGTCCACCCGGCATTCCCCCTATCCTGA
- a CDS encoding TolC family outer membrane protein: MKKTIVAMLVSGVTMLPALVQAQTLEESVGQALATHPKIKEAFDLYQARLYQHDGAKGGYYPTIDLRGGVGYEKVDSPTTRAAGSNSTTIDDSMTRKEAGISLRQMLFDGFNVSNNVSRTEAEANAQRLAMISEAENTALRVAEVYLNMLRQQEILELSKQNLETHEQIRSDIRKRTDSGLGSTADQTQIDGRVARAYSNQAAAENNYRDAESEFIRVVNEVPKDLVQPTPNTELLPPSLESALKTATEVHPTLLSSLQDIEAAKYQHEGAKSGFYPDVTFEVDQNWNEDINAVKGRNDDLTAMVRMRYNLFRGGSDVAQSNATSALYSQAKDIHMNAFRQVEEGTRLAWNAKESLAKQKTFLKEHVDASYDTVQAYKKQFGLGQRTLLDVLNTENELFEARRSYITAEYDSLLADYRILNATGSLLNAFNFKQPTEWQAKQ; the protein is encoded by the coding sequence ATGAAAAAAACGATTGTTGCCATGCTGGTCAGTGGCGTAACTATGTTACCGGCATTGGTGCAGGCCCAGACTCTGGAAGAGTCGGTAGGGCAGGCACTTGCGACTCATCCCAAGATCAAAGAGGCATTTGATCTTTATCAGGCTCGTCTTTATCAGCATGATGGCGCCAAAGGGGGTTATTATCCCACCATCGATTTGCGCGGTGGTGTGGGCTACGAAAAGGTTGATAGCCCGACAACTCGGGCTGCTGGCTCCAACTCGACAACGATTGATGACTCCATGACTCGTAAAGAGGCGGGGATCAGTCTGCGTCAGATGTTGTTTGACGGTTTCAATGTCAGCAACAACGTTTCCAGAACCGAGGCAGAGGCCAATGCCCAGCGTCTGGCGATGATCTCCGAAGCTGAAAATACGGCTCTGCGTGTGGCTGAGGTTTACCTCAATATGCTGCGCCAGCAGGAGATCCTGGAACTCTCCAAGCAAAACCTCGAGACCCACGAGCAGATCCGCAGCGATATCCGCAAGCGTACTGACTCCGGCCTTGGTTCTACTGCTGACCAGACCCAGATCGATGGACGTGTGGCTCGAGCCTATTCCAACCAGGCTGCGGCAGAAAACAATTATCGTGATGCGGAAAGTGAATTTATTCGAGTCGTCAATGAAGTGCCAAAAGACTTGGTTCAACCGACACCGAATACAGAGTTGCTTCCGCCGTCACTCGAGAGTGCTTTGAAGACAGCCACCGAGGTTCACCCCACTCTGCTCTCCTCTTTGCAGGATATTGAAGCCGCCAAATACCAACATGAAGGTGCCAAGTCAGGTTTCTATCCTGATGTGACTTTTGAGGTCGATCAGAACTGGAACGAAGATATCAATGCTGTTAAAGGCCGTAACGACGATCTGACCGCGATGGTGCGGATGCGCTACAACCTGTTCCGTGGTGGTTCCGATGTGGCACAAAGCAATGCGACATCTGCGCTGTACTCTCAGGCAAAAGACATTCATATGAATGCTTTCCGTCAAGTTGAAGAGGGAACTCGTCTTGCGTGGAACGCCAAAGAGTCACTGGCCAAACAGAAAACCTTCTTGAAAGAGCACGTAGATGCCAGCTATGACACTGTTCAGGCATACAAGAAGCAATTTGGTTTGGGACAGCGAACCTTGCTGGACGTATTGAACACCGAGAACGAACTGTTTGAAGCGCGCCGCAGCTATATCACAGCAGAGTACGACTCATTGCTGGCCGACTACCGCATTTTGAATGCGACGGGTAGCCTGCTTAATGCGTTCAACTTCAAACAGCCTACCGAGTGGCAGGCCAAGCAGTAA